The sequence GAAGAAAGGGATCTCCTGGAACAGTTAAAAAAGACTGGTATTTATCAAAGGAAGAGGCCATAGAGGCAGGTCAACAAATCATGGAAGCAAAGCGAAGAAAGGGTTATCTGATTATTCCGTTATCCAGTTTTGATGGAAATACCCGGCAGTCTTGCTCATAAAATGGCAGGTTCTAATTTATGGAAGCAATCATTAATTTTTGGAATTATCTAAAAACATTTTTAATAGTAAAACTTGGCTTTGTCTCGACGGTAATCGATCGTCGAATAGCACGCAGATCTATTGCATATATCGATAAGTCACAATTTTACTTAAACGATCTGAAAGAAGATGGAGAAGGCGATCACTCTGTGGTCAATCACTTGACCGCTATCCCAAAACCGGGATTTTATTTGTCACGGACCGATGCTGCAACTAACGGCTGTTTGTTGGGACCAATGG comes from Methylicorpusculum oleiharenae and encodes:
- a CDS encoding WGR domain-containing protein yields the protein MSLAYLERHDSLKNMHRFYQISVSPGILGDWSLVREWGRKGSPGTVKKDWYLSKEEAIEAGQQIMEAKRRKGYLIIPLSSFDGNTRQSCS